In Lolium rigidum isolate FL_2022 chromosome 7, APGP_CSIRO_Lrig_0.1, whole genome shotgun sequence, the DNA window CTCCTTGAGCTCGTCGAAGGAGAGGTCTAGCTCCGCGACCATCACCAGGTACTGGAGCCGAAGCCTCTTCATGCAAGGGAAGAACGGGGACGGGGAGCGTAAGGGTGGCACTGCCCAGGGTTAGCGCCATGGTCACCGTCACCGCTACAGCCAAGGCTGGCAGCTCAAGAGCCATGCCCTCGTTCTTCCGATTCTGCTGTGCATGGAGGCACCTTGAGCACTAAAGGATTTCGCGGCGCGGGACATGCCGTAGCGCAGCCACGGGCGGACGTGGTCGGCCTTGATGAGCGCGGCGCGGGGTACTCGGTGGTGTACTTTAAACTGATCTTCCGTTGCCTCCTCTCTGAACAGGTCTGCCCATCGCTCCTCCACCCTGGCCTAAACCGGTGTCCACCGTGGCCAAAACCGGAGCCAAAACAGCCCATGGATACTTAGGGGGGTAATTTACCCGGTTTTGGATACTTAGGGGGTGATTTGCCCTAGTTTATAGTTAGGGGGGGTTACAGCCCCAAAGCTCATAGTTAGGAGGTTATTTGGACTTCTTTCCCTAAACGGGGCATTTTAACAAATGGGCAATGTAAAGCAGGGCATTTCATCCATGCCAAAGTAAGTATGCCCTTTGAGGCAAATGACAAAGTAAAGTGGGGCATTTTATCAAATAGCCCAAACCTGGTCTCGTCCGGCTCGTCCAAGCCGCGCCAACTTCCCCCACACGCCGCTCgtccgttccgccgccgccctcctccgttCCGCCGGGCTCCCACCCGTGACTCCGGGTGGCCACGCGCGCCGGGAGCTCCCGCCTTCCGCTTTCGCGGGTCGGCGGTGGGATTATGCGCCACCTGCTCCTgccccgccgcctcgccgccatggcccccttcGCCGGCTCCGCCGCGACCAAAGCCCTCCTCCTAAACCCCTCCGGGCTCGCCGTCCGCGGCCGGCTTCCCTCCCCGCCCGCCCGCCTCCCTGCCCCTGGCGCCCGCGTCTTCCGCGGGGCCTCGCTCCGCTGCTACGCCGCGGTGGCCGAGCAGCACCGCATCAAGGTCCAGAACCCCATCGTCGAGATGGACGGTGCGTGCCTCGTCGTCACACCTCCTCCCCCCTTCCCTATCAATCTCGAGTATATATAATAAACGTGCCAACTCCTTCTCATCAGGTGACGAGATGACGCgggtaatatggaagatgataaaGGATAAGGTAAGGAATTCCGCTTTCATCCTGTTCCCCTTTCCGATCGCTGCCTGTGTGGTAGTTAGCACGAGTTTGATTTGTTCCGTGATGCTGGCCGTGAATGGGGCTGCGTGCAGCTTATCTTCCCGTACCTGGAGCTGGATGTAAAGTACTTTGACCTCGGGGTGCTCAACCGGGATGCCACCGATGATAAGGTCACCGTCGAGAGTGCCGAGGCTACGTTGGAGTAAGTAAAGCAGATTGGTCCTCCTTCCCTGTTTGTGGTCTCAGTTATGACAGATTTGATTCAGTGGGAGTAAGTGAAGTGGATTGGTCGTCTTTCCCTGTTTGTGGTCTCAGTTATGACATATATGATCCAATTCCTCATCTATGTGACCTGGTTAGTTGGAGTAGCATTTGGATGAAGCTATGAGAGATGCATCTGGCATTCATATGCTAGATTTCAGAGACGTCGCTTAGTAGCTGCAATTATTGATGATGAATATTGCGGTATTTGTGTGGAAATGAAGTGATCACTTCTGGTAGCTGAATATCTAACTTGATTGCATCAATTTTGTATTCCATGTTGCTGCGccaaactcttttttttttgttttttttgtattGTATTGTATTGAGCTATCAGGCGCAATACCTGATGGATTTTAGCTTGCCCATTTCCCACGGGATTGTCTCACTCAAGTTTGTTTTCCTAAACTTTCACTCGAAGTTGAACAAGGGGCTGGAAGAGACGGAGTTATTGGATATCTTCTGCTTTCCATGTGCGCAATATGCTTAGTTAAACCCCCAAAATTGAACCTGAGCTAAGTGTTCATACTTCAGCCAGTAAAGCGTCTCTCCTTACAACGTGTTCATCTAACATGCACTTATTCTGTTTGCTCCTATTTATGGATATATTATTTAGTTGGAAGCAACTTATTTGGTATAAGTACAACAGAAAAAGACTTCCCACAACTCGTAAATATTCCCCTAACTAGTTGATTGAACACTTCAGCGCAGCAACTGCAAGCCGAACCTTTACTTTAGTTGAGAAGGACTATCTCTTCATACGTAAGCCATATGCATGTAGAGATTGTTTGCAGGCGCATAATATTGTGCATGATAATAATATCAGTGTGAAGTGCTCTCAGTTTGACTCTTCACAGCAAGGTGTCGAATATTTTGTTCTCCATTCCTGCTAGTTCGCTTGTGACCCAGTTTCATATCCAACAATTTTTTTAGAGAGTCTGCAAATGGTCGTTTGTGCATCCTTCCATTAAGCGGATAAGCAGCATATATTCTAATACGTAGTATATCCATTTCCTGATAGGTTTCTATGAAGTATCTGCGGAATTAGATCTTTAGTACTATGCACTTTACCAAATGGTGGgccctctttgatattttatcttCGCCCATGAAACTTTGTTGCTTCTTATCTTGGTATGCTTCAATATGCTATGCTAGAAATCATACGATGTAGTCCCTCCAGTCCATAATAAGTATcggggttttagttcaaattttattcagttatggatcggagggagtataagttTCTGCATCGTCATTGTGGTGAAGTAGGAAAAATGCACATATCTCTGCTTTATACACATTTCTTGTCTAACTGGGGTTACAAAAGACAAAACTAAAACTGTTCATCTTCTACTGTGGCCCTTGTTCGAAGTTTGGCTTTAGAGTTTTATATTCTACGTATTTGAAAAGTATGATTTTACATCAATTTTCTTATCTTTGCTGATCTCTTCTCTGTGTACTAAACAGGTATAATGTTGCTGTTAAGTGTGCTACAATTACTCCTGGTAGAGTCCTTTAAACTTTGATGTCCAATATTTAATTCTTATTGTTTGGCGTTGAAATGCATGCATGACTCAGTTTTGTACATTTATTTTGTAAAATTTTCTTTTAAATGGATGCGTGCTTTTGGCACATGCATATCTGTAACTTGCATGTATTGCTCAGCTTGCTTACATGGGCTTAAAATATATATAAGAATGTTGATCACATAATATGCACACTATTTTCCATGGTCATTACTAGCCAGAGTTTTGTAGAGCCACAATCAGATTTGTACCCTAGAGGCGACTATCTATTGACATAAATTGCAAGAGGAATAACATAATTATGTCCGTGTGTAAATACTATTTTTGATTATCCTAGCTGTTAATGAAGATGTTATGGTttttttttatttagtttgcaCAATTTCTCATGGTTCCATCATTTTTTCTTGTGTTGTTGAAATGCTGATTACCCCTTATGGGATTTTCTTCAGATACCCATTCACTAAGTTTCCATATATCATCATGTGCGAGTATACAACTAATTGTTTATCTATTTCAAGGTGCAATTGAAGCCTTTAGTGAAACATACCCTCTTATGCCTTTTGTTTTGGATTGTTTGCCAGTTATGTTCTGTGTTACTAACTTAATACTGTGTTTACTAAATTTAAGTTCATAGGTAACAATATTTGTTTGATGTTATTTAACTTTGATGATGAAGTTCAATATGTTGCACCAATAGTTCGATTGAGTGCATTTGAACAGTTTATGAGTACTTGGGCAAGTTCATTTTGCTGTATTAATATGTCTTCTTTCTATGTTCATATCCAGATGAAACAAGAGTCAAAGAGTTCAAGCTCAAGTCCATGTGGAGGAGCCCAAATGGCACCATCAGGAACATTCTAAATGGTTTGTTATTCAGCTATTTGAGATGCCTTTGATCTTTCACATATTACTGGTTGAAATCAGCTGAAACTAACAATGTACGGGTGTTAGGTTGTAAGTATATTGTAATAGTGTATTTGTAAATTTTGGTCAGTTTCTTAGCATTTTTGCCATATTACAAGTGACTATTTGAACTGATTGTTTCCGTGTATATCACACCATCACCCTAAACTTGGAATGGCACAGAATATTTATGTAGGTTATCACAGATAACAATAACAATAATATGAAAATTATTAGTGAGCATGCTTCCAAGAGCATACATAATAGTCTGGATCATGACCATTAACTCTGCATTTCATATTTTCGTGACACAGGAACTGTTTTCCGGGAGCCCATCTTGTGTAAAAACATTCCACGGATACTTACTGGTAAGGGTGGAAACGTAAAATTATGGTTATGAGAACAAGTAAGAAAGTTACCACATTAAAGGAAGGAACTTGGTTTTGAAGGTTGGAAGAAGCCCATCTGCATAGGAAGACATGCATTTGGAGATCAGTATCGAGCCACTGACACAATTATTAATGGTCCAGGAAAGCTTAAGATGGTTTTTGGTGAGCTCCATTGGCAGTTATTTACTTCTTCATTTACCATTTATTTTAGTTCCACAGCTTCTATTGAACTTCTATTCATCTATTCCTGTCTTGGAACTGAAATCAGTCCCTGATGGAGCTGAGCCGGTGGAGCTAGATGTACATGATTTTAAAGGTCCTGGAGTTGCGTTAGCAATGTACAATGTGGACGAGGTATGATAGCAAACTAATATAGTCAATTACCTTCTTCTCTTGAGTGCTATGCTAATTTCTGCTCTATTCTTTTAGTCTATTAGGGCATTTGCTGAGTCATCAATGGCAATGGCTCTGTCCAAGAAATGGCCTCTTTATCTGAGTACCAAGAATACAATACTCAAAAAATACGACGGCAGGTATATGGAATGACCTTATTTactatatatatttttattttgttgcagTCATTAAGCAATCTTTTGTTGCAAGGACTGCCAACCGGTCTCTACGACTGCTTGTAAATGTTTACGTGGTTTTAGGCTGCACTGTAAAATGTGAATGTCCAACATGTTCCTTAACTAGCATTAGTTGTCCACTAGCCAAGGGCCTTCGTTGTTGTGCTCTGTTGAGGCCTTATTGGTAGGCGAAGTGATTATTCTAATAAAACCTGAAGAAATAAACTACTCTCTTTACTGTACACTTCTGACTGATGCATAGTTATCCTTAAGATTTCCCATTGGATGCGCACACTTGTTTATATATAGAGTACACGTGATTTATCATTGTTGCTCTGAATCTCTGATGACCTTAAGTAAATTTTTGCAGCTAATCATATTGTCATACATCAGTCCTAACTTGACATGTGCAAAATTTTAATGTCCATAGATTCAAGGACATTTTTCAGGAGGTATATGAAGAGAATTGGAAAGACAAGTTTGAGGAAAGCTCAATATGGTGTGTGCTAATTTATACCAGAATTAGACCACTGGGATTCTACTTAAACTAAAAATGATCTTTTCATGATTCATGTAGGTATGAGCACCGTTTGATTGATGACATGGTCGCGTATGCTGTGAAAAGCGAAGGAGGATATGTCTGGGCATGCAAAAACTACGATGGCGATGTTCAGAGTGACTTCCTTGCCCAAGGTCTGCATATGTTCTATTTCTGATGTTGCAACATACTGCAACTATGTACCTAATAAACATACTGCAATTATGGAGTTATAGATTTTGTGAAACCACATGGTTGTGCTATCCACTATGCATGCTTAATAGTAATGCTATTTGTGTTTTATACTCAATCTATTGTtcttgatgggttcttgtttcagGTTTTGGTTCTCTGGGTTTGATGTCATCTGTTCTGGTAATTCATGGTCCTTTTGCTTTTCTGTAGAGTTATTGTATTTGACCACTAATTAAACATGCTCTCTTCCTCAGTTATCTTCTGATGGGAAGACATTAGAGGCAGAAGCTGCACATGGGACTGTCACTAGACATTTCAGGCTACATGAGAAGGGACAGGAGACGAGTACCAACAGCATAGCTTCTATATTTGCTTGGACTCGTGGGCTAGAACATAGGTAATGATGATAGTGCAGATGATAAATTTTACACATGAATTTAGAACATCTATAATAATGTTATACAATCAGTTCAAACGTTACATTTTTCTCACATGCTTATATATTGACTACCTTTTCCGTTCAGAGCAAAGCTGGATAAGAATGACAGGCTGCTGGAGTTCACACAGAAGCTTGAATCTGCATGTGTTGAAACTGTGGAATCTGGGAAAATGACAAAGGATCTTGCACTTCTTAGCCATGGCCCCAAGTAAGCTGATTTATGTATATGTATTTGGTTCTTGTGCTAGTTCAAATACTATGGTATCCTTTATTGCCGAACGCGCGGACCTGTCTGCACAGTAGTAGTATGATTGTTAGCAGATATTATCCCACAATGATGATAATAAAACAAAACAGCTAAAAAGATTGTAGCATTTGTATTGATAATAATTATAGACTAAGGTAAGTAGCGAATTATTCGCTGTTGCAGTGGACCAAATATTCTTGTTATTACCAGAATTTCCACTGCTTATTTTTTATGATTAACCAAAATCTTCTGGGTAATAGCACTTCCTCTAACTCATGGGAGTGCGGGAGGAAGTACAATGCTTATTCAGTTATTCCCAATTCTGAATTTGCAAGAAACAGCAGTTCATCGATAAGTAATAGTGTCCCCCTCAAGTTCTGGTTTTTCTTCATGAATATTAATATAGGTTATGTTTTGCACTCTcccacttgtttcattgtttgcaagggttaatttgttatatgctaCCACTACAGAAACTGACTTACAGAAAATGGCACTCCAACTTTCGGATCCTTTGAAAAATACCATTATCACTGACTAAGCACAAGTACCGGTCAATATCCCTCTCATATTTATGCTTTCATTTCCATAGAGACAAACTTCCCCTGCCTCCCATCCATCACAAATCCCCTAGCTCACTGAAATCCCTAACAAAAAATCCCCACATCTGCATGCCTCCGGCTCATGCTACTGCTCTGCTACTGCTGCCAGCCAGCTTCATCTCTCGTCATACATAAATGCTTAATAAAAAAAGATGAAATAACAAAGGCCAGAAGTGCGAAAATAACATTAATTGTGAATCCATGCCTTACAATTTTCAAAAGGACTGTAAATCAAATAGGCGGTATAGAAAGTTAGAAATTTCTTAAAGCAACGTTCTTGGAAAACTTCCTAGAGCCAATTTCTTACATTACTCTTCAAGGAAATCACACTATTTATCATGTACACCCTCCGTGTGCAATTATATGAAGTTCTGGCATTTTCCATAATATAGACACGATAGCACAGCCCACACGCCAGGCACAAAATTGTGAACGTTTCTAGTGGAACTTCATAATGGGCCCGTTCATGGTTTGTATTGACTGATGGGGTAAGCCACACCTGTAAATTCAGTTGAATCCTAAAACCTGGGTTTCTAAAATCATGATACGCAAGAAGTGTAGTTTGATGGAACTACTTAAAACCATTGTTCTTTTGTAGTTCATCTAGAAGTGTAGTTTTTAGAAAGGGTGCTAGCTCGGTTGGCAAAAAATGCAGTGTAGTTATATGAAATTTACGGATAAGAATGAACAAGGGAGTATAATACCACCTTGTCTTGCGTGGTATGTGTATGTCAATCACTCTTATCTGTTTAACATGTGCTTGCCCTGTCTTTAGTTTAAGAATCACTTTTTTTTTGCGACAGCATGTCAGATGTCTTGCTTCCAGTGTTTGTTGCTTCCGATGTGCTGTTCTGTTTCTTACCTGGTGCTTACATTAGCATGACATTGTTTCCTCCTCATTGTTGTTGCTAGGGTAACAAGGGAGTATTACCTGAGCACCGAGGAATTCATTGATGCTGTGGCTCAGAGGCTGCAAGAGAAGATCCAGATACCGGCTGCGTTGTAGTCCACCATTTCCAGATGCTATTTATCGCTGGAAGCCTGGTACGGGTTGGGTGGGATCAGCTTCGCTCTGGCGGTGCTCATGCGGCGCACATTTTGATTGGGAGGATGAGACAGAGGACCCCATCCAGTTGGGTTTTTGTCTGGAAGTAATTTTGCTAAGGCATGCCATTTTGTCGTGTTAATAATAACCTTCTATATGGGACATCCTCTTGAGCGTATATTGGGTAAATAATGGTCCATATGCCAGTGAATTATTCAGTACATCAGATTAGCCTCTCTTATTCATTCTTCTTTTGCTCAATTCTATCTAGTGCTTTTCGTCCAATCGTGGCTCTGTACTTTTGATTGAAATGGTGTATGAAGAGCTCCGTCAGTGTTATGGAACGTAATTTTGCCCTTGGAAGTTTGATACGAGTATTTTCTCCTTTGTAAAGAAGGCAGTGAAATGTCTTTAGGCGGTGTACATTGTTCAAAGGACGCTGCTAGTTCTCTGTTACGGTTTTATATGTGCAGTATATGTGTAACTGGGAATTCTGTTGTGCAATTGTACACGAATCACGACGCAAAATCTAACAGCCATAGAGTTTACCTAGAACTAATTTTTATTACCAGTCGACCTAGAACTGACAAAATTGAATTGTTTGCAGTATTGTGAAATTGGCCCCGTGTCCATGAAATAAAGGTCATGGATCGTGGTTGTGAATACACGATGCTCGCAGTCGTCACCGATGACGTGGTCTCCAGCAGAACGTAAAAGCATTCCTTCCCAGATGCAGCAGAACGTGCCGGCGAGGTCAGTTTTGACATGACCGAagtgttttccctttcttgttctACACGAACTTTTTGAATTTCTTGCTCATGGTTTCCATTTCCTCTTGTTTTCTGGCTTCTCGCTCTCGGCGACTCGGCCCTTGAGGCCGGCCGGCTGCGTcgaaaaagaaacgaaaaaagtGTCCATCTATAGCAATCTGATGGGTCAACAACCGATGGAATCCTGACTGCGTATTTAGCAGCCTCCCCGACTTTGTCCAGCGGCTTCAGGCCGTCtccacgcaaacctggcccaaatatgtgctaggtttgcgtctccgcggacgctcggcggtcgcacggagcgtccgctcgcgtccccacGAGCCCTCATGGCAGCGATCTAGGTTCGATCGGCTTCGAATTCACAACGCACGTCGGTGTGACAACCGCGGCGACtaaccgccgcaatggagcgccgaaccgccgcggaagagcaaccgccggcctcttcgttttacgcgccgccgttaatccgcgcacattataacccccgcgtctacggtaatttaagttcaaccgcctccttcttcttcttcttctccaacaccggcacgtcatgagcgactacacgctgccgtccgactcggagagcgagggcaagtcgcccggattcctgcattggtgggaatcgccggcgacgccaagcgatccgggctccacgcccagcctaccctacctccacaccgagtgaggacgaggaggagggaggtggcAATGGCGAGCGAAGGccgggaggaggacggaggcggcgccgcggcgacaccgacgacgaggaggagggccaggaggaggaggagaactccgacagcaagttcgcccgattggaggcgcaggaggcggcggacgacaaggcggcggcaaggaagaagtccatggcgctggcgcgggcggcgcgtcgtcgtccgttcaccgacgacgacgatgaatacgctatttcttccagtttcaagtcctcgacgggcgcgccgtcctccagttccgacgacgaggtgacaagcaagaggcggaggagtttccacgacgacgacgacgcagggccttcgaacaaaaggccaaaaaatagttttagtttatatgtttttaaatttcttcttatttgtatgttaaatatgtttgaatctagtcgattgacgtatccggttaattgtttaggctataatctattcgattggaccaacatgacatcatgagtacatctttttcgcgtttaaaacttgatcattcaactaaattgaaaagaagtagcacaaaaaaaagttgcatgtccaaaatgcgtcggatcgctggaggtagcccccgacgcaaacgagCATTTCGCCCCTCAcggtcattttggcgtccgcgaggcgacacaaacggacgctcgcgttcacttttgagcgtccgaaatgcgtcgcgcgcgccggtggagatgccctcagGGTTGAGacttcagggcatctccaacggggcgaccc includes these proteins:
- the LOC124674481 gene encoding isocitrate dehydrogenase [NADP]-like, whose product is MRHLLLPRRLAAMAPFAGSAATKALLLNPSGLAVRGRLPSPPARLPAPGARVFRGASLRCYAAVAEQHRIKVQNPIVEMDGDEMTRVIWKMIKDKLIFPYLELDVKYFDLGVLNRDATDDKVTVESAEATLEYNVAVKCATITPDETRVKEFKLKSMWRSPNGTIRNILNGTVFREPILCKNIPRILTGWKKPICIGRHAFGDQYRATDTIINGPGKLKMVFVPDGAEPVELDVHDFKGPGVALAMYNVDESIRAFAESSMAMALSKKWPLYLSTKNTILKKYDGRFKDIFQEVYEENWKDKFEESSIWYEHRLIDDMVAYAVKSEGGYVWACKNYDGDVQSDFLAQGFGSLGLMSSVLLSSDGKTLEAEAAHGTVTRHFRLHEKGQETSTNSIASIFAWTRGLEHRAKLDKNDRLLEFTQKLESACVETVESGKMTKDLALLSHGPKVTREYYLSTEEFIDAVAQRLQEKIQIPAAL